A region of Beijerinckia sp. 28-YEA-48 DNA encodes the following proteins:
- the tmk gene encoding dTMP kinase gives MAKTTRVLKRQTPRRGLFITFEGGEGGGKSTQVKRLLAHLQSLDLAAIATREPGGSPKAEEIRHVILSGAAAPLGPAAEAVLFSAARIDHLDHTIRPALTRGDIVVCDRFADSTRAYQGALGNLDPGFIEGLERITVGETRPDLTLILDVPAHVGLARATARRANAAVDRFEGENEAFHIALRQCFLDIAAAEPKRCVVIDATRPPDQVEATIWEAVKPRLVKARLLPADPVAAKKTKAKSISRIPS, from the coding sequence ATGGCCAAAACCACCAGGGTCCTGAAACGGCAGACGCCGCGCCGAGGCCTTTTCATCACCTTTGAGGGCGGCGAGGGTGGCGGCAAGTCGACCCAGGTCAAGCGGCTGCTGGCGCATCTCCAGAGCCTCGATCTCGCCGCCATCGCCACGCGCGAACCTGGCGGCTCGCCCAAGGCCGAAGAAATCCGCCATGTCATTCTGTCAGGCGCCGCGGCGCCGCTTGGCCCGGCGGCCGAAGCGGTGCTGTTCTCGGCTGCCCGGATCGATCATCTCGACCACACCATCCGGCCGGCGCTGACGCGCGGCGACATCGTGGTCTGTGACCGCTTCGCAGATTCGACCCGGGCCTATCAGGGCGCACTCGGCAATCTCGACCCTGGTTTCATCGAAGGCCTCGAGCGCATCACCGTCGGCGAGACCCGGCCGGACCTGACTCTCATCCTCGATGTCCCCGCACACGTGGGCCTCGCCCGCGCCACTGCGCGCCGCGCCAACGCCGCCGTCGACCGGTTCGAGGGCGAAAACGAGGCGTTTCACATTGCCTTACGCCAATGTTTCCTCGATATCGCCGCAGCGGAGCCGAAGCGCTGTGTCGTGATCGATGCGACGCGCCCGCCTGATCAGGTGGAGGCGACCATCTGGGAGGCGGTCAAACCGCGTCTCGTCAAAGCACGGCTGTTGCCCGCCGATCCCGTCGCGGCCAAGAAGACCAAGGCTAAAAGCATCTCAAGGATCCCCTCATGA
- a CDS encoding D-alanyl-D-alanine carboxypeptidase family protein has product MSALTVCFALSLRARLTAPLLAAALLVAPAVAVAQTITTSATWAILMDADTQSVLFEKNADQLMSPASMVKIMTAELVFKELKEGRHTLDETFVVSENAWRRGGAPSGGSSMFAPVNSHVRIEDLLRGLIVQSGNDAAIALAEGIAGSEETFALLMTKRARELGLRDSTFKNAWGRFDPEQKVTARDLARLSLYVIKTYPDYYKYFGETEFTWNKIRQTNRNPLLAMNIGADGLKTGNIDDSGFGLVGSTVENGQRLVLVINGVKTARERAEEARKLLNWGMRGFDHKSVYNAGEIVGAAKVYGGNQGSVDLVSDLPVRVMVPRGSNERLSGRIVYTGPLIPPVKQGDEVARLRIYRGQVLALDTPLKAAETIEKGTLRQQALDAGLEWFSGLIRKYVFKS; this is encoded by the coding sequence ATGTCCGCCCTGACCGTCTGTTTTGCCCTTAGCCTGCGCGCGCGCCTAACCGCGCCGCTGCTCGCGGCCGCCTTGCTGGTGGCGCCGGCCGTGGCTGTCGCGCAAACCATCACCACTTCAGCCACCTGGGCCATCCTGATGGATGCGGACACCCAGAGTGTGCTGTTTGAGAAAAACGCCGACCAGCTCATGTCGCCGGCATCGATGGTCAAGATCATGACCGCCGAACTGGTGTTCAAGGAGCTGAAGGAGGGGCGTCACACGCTCGACGAGACATTCGTCGTTTCCGAGAACGCCTGGCGGCGCGGCGGCGCGCCCTCAGGCGGGTCCAGCATGTTCGCCCCGGTCAACAGTCACGTGCGGATCGAGGATCTGCTACGCGGCCTGATCGTCCAGTCCGGCAACGACGCGGCCATCGCGCTCGCCGAGGGCATCGCCGGCAGTGAGGAAACCTTCGCCTTGCTGATGACCAAGCGGGCGCGCGAGCTCGGACTGCGCGATTCCACCTTCAAGAACGCCTGGGGGCGGTTCGATCCGGAGCAGAAGGTGACGGCGCGCGATCTCGCCCGGCTGTCGCTCTACGTCATCAAGACCTATCCGGACTATTACAAATATTTCGGCGAGACCGAATTCACCTGGAACAAAATACGCCAGACCAACCGCAATCCACTGCTCGCCATGAACATTGGCGCCGATGGCCTGAAGACCGGCAATATCGACGACTCCGGCTTTGGCCTCGTCGGCTCGACCGTCGAGAATGGCCAGCGCCTGGTCCTGGTCATCAATGGTGTGAAGACAGCCCGCGAACGTGCTGAAGAGGCGCGTAAATTACTCAACTGGGGCATGCGCGGGTTCGACCATAAAAGCGTCTATAACGCCGGCGAGATCGTCGGAGCCGCCAAGGTCTATGGCGGCAACCAGGGCAGTGTTGACCTCGTCTCCGACCTGCCGGTTCGGGTGATGGTGCCGCGCGGCTCAAACGAGCGGCTGAGCGGTCGGATTGTCTACACCGGCCCCTTGATCCCGCCGGTCAAACAGGGCGATGAGGTGGCGCGGCTGAGAATCTACCGCGGGCAGGTGTTGGCCCTCGACACGCCGTTGAAAGCAGCCGAAACCATCGAGAAGGGCACGTTGCGCCAGCAGGCGCTTGACGCCGGGCTCGAATGGTTCTCCGGTCTCATTCGCAAATATGTGTTCAAGAGCTGA
- a CDS encoding septal ring lytic transglycosylase RlpA family protein — MRNFFVRPSVPGRNFAGRCLTGIGLLLVAATIAGCAQQPSGGGVRRSATKEYFPEGRYGRASQRVVADGEAVPRGGGQYLVGRSYTIAGRRYVPREMAPGQSQSGMASWYGDAFHGRKTANGEVYDMSSVSAAHPTMPLPSYARVTNTRNGRSIIVRVNDRGPFHAGRVMDVSKRVADALDFRRAGTGQVKVDYLGPAGLGGSDDQQLMATLTEDGRPASLPGMPTMAPTTMLAQNEAPEPVAYAPPPRAPAPAPVEIPRAMAVAGPSPRSEAPAERSAALPTTTPLPPSRPFDLGTIPGADVPIIATKRLQSASASFYAQPSKVTSTLIKRHPFDGVDTQGLQSLIRREVVSGR, encoded by the coding sequence GTGCGAAATTTTTTCGTACGTCCCAGCGTCCCCGGTCGCAATTTCGCCGGGCGTTGTCTGACCGGCATTGGCTTGCTCCTCGTCGCCGCGACCATCGCCGGCTGTGCGCAGCAACCCTCAGGCGGCGGCGTTCGCCGCAGCGCCACCAAGGAATATTTCCCGGAAGGTCGCTATGGCCGCGCCAGCCAGCGCGTGGTCGCCGACGGTGAGGCCGTGCCACGAGGCGGCGGCCAGTACCTAGTTGGCCGCTCCTATACGATCGCCGGCCGACGCTATGTGCCGCGCGAAATGGCACCCGGCCAAAGCCAATCGGGCATGGCCTCCTGGTATGGTGATGCTTTCCACGGGCGTAAAACCGCCAACGGCGAAGTCTATGATATGAGTTCGGTTTCGGCCGCTCATCCGACGATGCCGCTGCCGAGCTATGCCCGCGTCACCAATACGCGCAACGGTCGTTCCATCATCGTGCGCGTCAACGATCGCGGCCCTTTCCATGCCGGCCGCGTCATGGACGTCTCGAAACGGGTGGCCGACGCCCTCGATTTCCGCCGTGCCGGCACTGGCCAAGTAAAAGTCGATTATCTTGGTCCAGCCGGTCTCGGCGGTTCGGATGACCAGCAGCTGATGGCGACGCTCACCGAGGATGGACGTCCCGCGAGCCTGCCCGGCATGCCCACCATGGCGCCGACCACCATGTTGGCCCAAAACGAAGCTCCCGAGCCCGTGGCCTACGCACCGCCGCCGCGCGCGCCAGCGCCGGCTCCCGTGGAAATACCCCGTGCCATGGCCGTCGCCGGGCCGTCGCCTCGGTCCGAAGCCCCCGCGGAACGTTCCGCAGCCTTGCCGACGACCACGCCACTCCCGCCCTCGCGCCCCTTCGATCTCGGCACCATTCCTGGCGCCGACGTGCCGATCATCGCCACCAAGCGGCTCCAGAGCGCCAGCGCCTCCTTTTACGCGCAGCCCTCGAAGGTCACTTCGACCTTGATCAAGCGACACCCGTTTGATGGCGTCGACACCCAGGGCCTGCAGTCACTGATCCGCCGCGAAGTCGTCTCGGGTCGTTGA